In Deinococcus fonticola, a single window of DNA contains:
- a CDS encoding alpha/beta hydrolase: MRKPALSRLLPALILCLTPTWASAGTPAAEPVPAPAPVNTVPITWAQVGPTKSASLLAVPDHCLYTDCALIVVSHPRGQTPERLRSSPEFSRLTLTLLKGRFAVLLSSDGGPLSWGSPQGLQVAAEAHRQASRLLAWNGRSYALGLSMGGLMALRSTLPGGPYPVDGLALIDPWVNLQAAWHSSRTRQQEIKEAYGENVPLDTLDPLPLALRARPLPLWVASSPDDKVVPRSQNAALLQKYAPPPFSRSMALNGPHLGGNRFSTQVGEQLLTFFQTLEERTEFDQEGSKWR, encoded by the coding sequence GTCCCGCCTGCTCCCCGCACTGATTCTTTGCCTGACCCCCACCTGGGCCAGTGCTGGCACGCCCGCTGCCGAGCCGGTGCCCGCTCCCGCGCCCGTCAACACCGTGCCCATCACCTGGGCACAGGTCGGGCCGACAAAATCCGCCTCGCTGCTGGCCGTCCCGGATCACTGCCTGTACACCGACTGCGCCCTGATCGTCGTGTCCCACCCCCGTGGGCAGACACCCGAACGCCTGCGCAGCAGCCCGGAGTTCTCGCGCCTGACCCTGACCCTTTTAAAAGGCCGTTTTGCGGTGCTGCTCAGCAGTGACGGCGGCCCGCTGAGCTGGGGGAGCCCGCAGGGCCTGCAAGTCGCCGCCGAAGCCCACCGCCAGGCCAGTCGCCTGCTGGCCTGGAATGGCCGCAGCTACGCCCTGGGCCTCAGCATGGGCGGCCTGATGGCCCTGCGCAGTACCCTGCCCGGCGGCCCTTACCCGGTGGACGGCCTGGCCCTGATCGACCCGTGGGTCAACCTGCAAGCCGCCTGGCACAGCAGCAGAACCCGGCAGCAGGAAATCAAGGAAGCTTACGGAGAAAACGTCCCGCTGGACACCCTCGACCCCCTGCCCCTGGCCCTGCGGGCGCGCCCACTTCCGCTGTGGGTCGCCAGCAGCCCGGACGACAAGGTCGTGCCCAGAAGCCAGAATGCTGCCCTGCTGCAAAAATACGCGCCCCCGCCGTTTAGCCGCAGCATGGCCCTGAACGGCCCACATCTGGGCGGCAACCGCTTCAGCACGCAGGTAGGCGAGCAGCTGCTGACCTTCTTTCAGACGTTGGAGGAACGCACCGAATTCGATCAGGAAGGGAGCAAGTGGCGATAA